CTGGCCGAGCAGGACAGCCGGCCAACCTGCCCCATGTCCGGATCATAGCGAAGGCCCGCAGGCGAACCTTGCGCCTTGGCGATCCAGACCAGCTCACGGCCGTCGATCATCGCAAGGCGCACGAGCTCGCCGCTCTCACGTGCCAAACGATCGAGCAGCGGCTGCGCGAAATCGGTGATGCCGCTGCCGGCGAGGAAGGTGAAGGCCAGCGAAGCTATCTTCGCGGTGAGCTGATATGCGCCCTGCTCGCGCTCCTGCTTGACGTAACCGTGCTCGGTGAGGCTCGCGAGCACGCGATGCGTGGCGCTGCGCGGGATGCGCAGCGAATCGGCGATCTCGAACAGCAACATGCCACGGGCGTTGGCGGCGAGAAGCTCGAGCACACCGAGCGTGCGCTCCAACAGGCCGCTCGGTGCCTCGACCGGCTCCGAATTTTTCAGCATGAGGGCATCCTGGTTCACGATTCCGCCTCCTGATCAGGCCTCACTATCTGTCCGGTTTTGGTAGCTTTGTGAACAGCCAATGTGGCCTGCAAAGTCAGCATGCCATCGCGCGCGCTAATCAGCGCCGATTCCTCTCCGCGCGCGACACGCACGAGATGCTCGAGCTGCGCGCGGTAGGGATTTCCGCGCTCGATACAAATGCTCTCGCGCCCTATCGGTGCAAACCAGCTTTTCGTGGACGTATAGCGCCAGTGGTCGAGCGTCGGCAGGGCGAGCGAGCCCTCGGTTCCGCTGATGAAATGCGTTTGCACCGCGGCCGGTTGCGGTGGATAATTCGGGCTCTCGCCACTGGCAAGATCCCAGCTCCACGGCGCGGCAGCGGTGTCGCTGAGATTCAAGGTCACCAAGGCGCCATTGACGAGACGGAGCAGAACGACCGCGCTGTCCTCGACGGCGAATCCACGCACCGCGTTTGAGGCGATCGCCTGGACCGAAGCGATCTCGCCGCACAAATGGCGGATCAGATCGATCTCGTGAATGAGGTTGATCAGGATCGGCCCACCGCCGGGTTCGCGTCGCCACGCCATCTCGAAATAGTCGGCGGGCTTGTAGAAAGTGGAGAGCACGGAAGCGTTGGTGAGGCGCCCCAGCGCACCTTCACCGATGATCGCCCGTGCCTTCCGAATGATCGGATTGTGCCGTCGATGATGCCCGACGAGAACGGGCACACCGGCGCGCTCTGACGCTGTCGCGATCGCGGCCGCGTCGGCGAGCGTGCTTGCGATCGGCTTTTCGACCAGCGGCACAATGCCGCGCTCGATGCAGGCGACTGCGACCTCGCGGTGGGTCGCGTTCGGCGTCGCGATGATCGCGACATCCGGCTTCACACCATCCAGAAGATCGCGCGGTTCGGCGAACCAGCGCACGCCGAGACTCTCCGCATAAGCCCTTCCCTTCGCAACGGGTTCGGCAATTGCCGCAAGCCTGCAAGTGTCCGACCGGCGGATCGTTTCGACATGCGCCCGGCCGATTGCGCCGGCTCCGATTACCGCCACGGTGGCCATGGTCATTCCGTGTTCTCCCCTCGATCGCAGGAGTTCTAACATGCGCCCTCTGAAATTGGAATTGGATTCCAATTATTAGATTTGGATATTGGAATCCGATTCCAGTCATGCTAGAGGGCGCCACAAGAGCCGCACGTACGGCCTGCCAGCCACGACTGGCTCATGTCAGGGAGGATCGAAATGACGGAACAGACGAAGTCGGGCGCGGCAACGGGCCTTCGCATTGGCCGCCGCGGACTGCTCTTGGGCGCCACCTCACTCGCCGCATCGCGCCTCGGCATGCCCTATATCGGCAATGCCGCCGCAGCCGAGCCGATCAAGATCGGGATGATCTGGGCCAAGACCGGATCGATCGTCGACCAGGCGGAGTACCTGGCCCAGGGCGGCATGCTCGCGCTGGAGCAACGCAACAACACGCTCCTCGGACGGCCTGCGGAGATCGTATGGCTGGACGAGCCCAATCCGCAAGGGGCGCAGCAGAGTGCAGAGCGCCTCGTCGGCGAGCAGAAGGTCGTGGGCATGGTCGGCGGCGCGCTGTCGTCCTTTGCGCTCGCCATCTCGTCCGTCGCCAAGAAGGCGAAGATTCCCTACGTCGCCGCCAATGCCGCCACTGGCGACCTGACCGGCAAATCCTGCAACAAGTACACCTTCCGCCTGCAGCCGCCGGTTGATGTGCATGCCCGCATCCTTGCGCCTTACTGCGCCACCATCGGCAAGAAATGGTACCTTCTGACCGCATCATATGCGTTCGGCCAGGACATCAAACGCGCCTTCACCGACTACATCAGCGCCAATGGTGGCACGGTGGTCGGCGCCGATGAAGTCCCGGTCGGAACGCCGGACTATTCGTCCTTCATCCTGAAGATTCGCGCGGCGAAGCCCGACGTCGTGATCGGCGGCATCGCGGCAAGCGACCTCACCACGTTCCTCAAGCAA
The DNA window shown above is from Bradyrhizobium sp. CB1650 and carries:
- a CDS encoding Gfo/Idh/MocA family oxidoreductase: MTMATVAVIGAGAIGRAHVETIRRSDTCRLAAIAEPVAKGRAYAESLGVRWFAEPRDLLDGVKPDVAIIATPNATHREVAVACIERGIVPLVEKPIASTLADAAAIATASERAGVPVLVGHHRRHNPIIRKARAIIGEGALGRLTNASVLSTFYKPADYFEMAWRREPGGGPILINLIHEIDLIRHLCGEIASVQAIASNAVRGFAVEDSAVVLLRLVNGALVTLNLSDTAAAPWSWDLASGESPNYPPQPAAVQTHFISGTEGSLALPTLDHWRYTSTKSWFAPIGRESICIERGNPYRAQLEHLVRVARGEESALISARDGMLTLQATLAVHKATKTGQIVRPDQEAES
- a CDS encoding IclR family transcriptional regulator, whose protein sequence is MLKNSEPVEAPSGLLERTLGVLELLAANARGMLLFEIADSLRIPRSATHRVLASLTEHGYVKQEREQGAYQLTAKIASLAFTFLAGSGITDFAQPLLDRLARESGELVRLAMIDGRELVWIAKAQGSPAGLRYDPDMGQVGRLSCSASGHAWLSCLDDEEARALVEKQGFGLRKDYGPRAPESWPALQKYLRQTRKRGVSVCMQTYTPWMNATAAPIRHPNTKEVTGAVVIAGPHIRLTEERMLELAPALLQTAQELSMATLASPGLQGRAVRPGGSFFGADAS
- a CDS encoding ABC transporter substrate-binding protein; this translates as MTEQTKSGAATGLRIGRRGLLLGATSLAASRLGMPYIGNAAAAEPIKIGMIWAKTGSIVDQAEYLAQGGMLALEQRNNTLLGRPAEIVWLDEPNPQGAQQSAERLVGEQKVVGMVGGALSSFALAISSVAKKAKIPYVAANAATGDLTGKSCNKYTFRLQPPVDVHARILAPYCATIGKKWYLLTASYAFGQDIKRAFTDYISANGGTVVGADEVPVGTPDYSSFILKIRAAKPDVVIGGIAASDLTTFLKQWNELGMKGKIPFAEISVGNTDLWGVGPEAADGLYTITWWYKNPNNTPEEQAMAAAYEKKYNRPAADKAWMGWLGMKSLLDSIDMAKSTEPGTIVQALENWKYQRGDMDIGYRGFDHQMTSRLLVAGIHPKITDKWDYFDVKAELPKTPDDIAKAFGSQADGACKMDTL